In Hallerella succinigenes, the following are encoded in one genomic region:
- a CDS encoding formylglycine-generating enzyme family protein, whose amino-acid sequence MTENEKKVSDRIRQRKRRYHLTILILMVLLLLTLFVVQCELSKMQSDMLAEREAMLDSISTYDNLRLDSLKRYNDSLEAARADSIARYNDSLAIQQPKELSPEEKAHQDSIAKRRKEIRDSLEREKKALEDSLKQARAAVADSIARADSIRKADCIAYANRDSIPPEATIVPPEGRYYDPIQLKVKCDEYKCKTYYSIGDTNHIQELTKAVEYNKTGDVYYLAEDSAGNRTAWQKVHYDMASDNVCGKNAYPVPVNGKTVCVDAYEYPNQPDAVVKDMVSHEQAKTLCANAGKRLCQFDEWSAACKGKDNLRYSYGSSYKPAKCNTNSSKARRAGRKEQCRSWYGMYDMNGNLWEWTDSPAEGAANRYIVAGGAWDTQNQSKCTDTKYSFYPQNQYNFVGFRCCADAKP is encoded by the coding sequence ATGACCGAAAACGAAAAGAAAGTATCCGATCGCATCCGTCAAAGAAAACGCCGATACCATTTGACCATCTTGATTTTGATGGTTCTGCTTTTGTTAACGCTCTTTGTGGTGCAGTGCGAGCTTTCCAAAATGCAATCCGACATGCTCGCCGAACGAGAAGCCATGCTCGACAGCATCTCGACTTATGACAATCTCCGTTTGGACAGCTTAAAGCGTTACAACGACAGCCTTGAAGCAGCCCGTGCAGACAGCATCGCGCGTTACAACGATAGCCTTGCGATCCAACAGCCCAAGGAACTTTCACCAGAAGAAAAGGCGCACCAGGACAGCATCGCCAAGCGTCGCAAAGAAATCCGCGACAGCCTCGAACGCGAAAAGAAGGCATTGGAAGACAGCCTCAAGCAGGCACGTGCAGCCGTTGCCGATAGCATAGCCCGTGCTGACAGCATCCGCAAAGCCGACTGCATCGCCTACGCGAACCGCGACTCGATTCCGCCAGAAGCGACGATCGTCCCGCCGGAAGGCCGTTACTACGACCCGATTCAGCTGAAAGTCAAGTGCGACGAATACAAGTGCAAAACCTATTACTCGATCGGCGACACAAACCACATCCAGGAACTCACGAAAGCTGTGGAATACAACAAAACGGGTGACGTCTATTATCTTGCAGAAGACTCTGCAGGCAACAGAACCGCATGGCAAAAAGTCCATTACGATATGGCAAGCGATAACGTCTGTGGCAAGAACGCCTATCCAGTTCCCGTCAACGGCAAGACCGTTTGCGTGGACGCTTATGAATATCCGAACCAGCCTGACGCTGTTGTTAAAGATATGGTTTCCCATGAACAGGCAAAGACCCTTTGCGCAAATGCCGGAAAGCGCCTTTGTCAATTCGACGAATGGTCTGCCGCCTGCAAGGGCAAGGACAATTTACGCTACTCTTACGGATCTTCTTACAAGCCTGCCAAGTGCAATACGAATTCTTCCAAGGCTCGCCGAGCCGGTCGCAAGGAACAATGCCGCAGCTGGTACGGCATGTACGACATGAACGGAAACCTCTGGGAATGGACAGATTCTCCGGCCGAAGGGGCAGCAAACCGTTACATCGTCGCCGGTGGCGCTTGGGATACGCAGAATCAGAGTAAGTGCACAGATACCAAGTACAGCTTCTATCCGCAGAACCAGTACAACTTCGTCGGATTCCGTTGCTGCGCCGACGCAAAGCCGTAA